In Palaemon carinicauda isolate YSFRI2023 chromosome 14, ASM3689809v2, whole genome shotgun sequence, the following proteins share a genomic window:
- the LOC137652916 gene encoding zinc finger MYM-type protein 1-like, with product MDSLRLRKKKRQFDYEGEDTPVQNAKVNFKVNFYFAVLDVAINSVLERFQQLQQMKSVFGFLYNVKSLNGITNTQLMEHCTKLEIALRDGESKDIDATDLCHELQAVARLLQPDTVTCLDVLKFICEQELVHSVPNTFVALRILLTLPVTVASGEKSLSKLKLIQTYVRSTMTVERVVVLAMVSIENEIAQKVDLKNLVANFAKQRHGKHIFSYL from the exons ATGG ATTCCCTTCGTCTTAGGAAAAAGAAAAGGCAGTTTGACTATGAAGGAGAAGACACACCAGTGCAGAATGCAAAAGTGAACTTTAAAGTTAACTTCTATTTTGCTGTACTCGATGTTGCCATCAATTCTGTACTGGAACGTTTTCAGCAACTGCAGCAGATGAAGTCTGTTTTTGGTTTCCTGTATAATGTGAAATCACTTAATGGGATAACAAACACACAACTTATGGAACATTGCACCAAGCTGGAAATAGCACTACGAGATGGAGAAAGCAAGGACATAGACGCCACTGACTTGTGTCATGAACTTCAGGCAGTTGCACGCCTCCTTCAGCCTGACACTGTCACTTGCCTGGATGTTTTAAAGTTCATTTGTGAACAAGAGCTGGTTCACAGTGTACCCAACACATTTGTTGCCTTGCGCATTCTCCTAACTTTGCCGGTTACTGTGGCGAGCGGTGAGAAGAGcctctcaaaattaaaattaattcagACGTATGTGAGGTCTACTATGACAGTAGAAAGAGTTGTAGTTCTAGCTATGGTCTCTATTGAGAACGAGATCGCACAGAAAGTTGATCTAAAGAATCTAGTGGCTAACTTTGCCAAACAAAGGCACGGAAAACATATTTTTAGTTATCTGTAG